The following coding sequences are from one Tissierella sp. window:
- a CDS encoding ABC transporter permease has product MGKGVVNKLTDSINEDLFQFAEYNEEEAKRGGYSNYSYWRSTWQVFIKNRLAVFLLTLMAVILVFTIIQPYLPNQKSPTEIHINPETRLPLANNSPSSEHWFGTNSIGQDLWSRIWNGSRTSLMIGITVGIWEAVIGITVGAMWGYIRWLDRPMTEIYNVINNIPKTIILVLMTYIMKPSLYTMIIAMGLTSWIDMARFVRNLTVIIRDREYNLASKCLGTPTRRIIAKNLLPYLVSVIMLTIALSIPQTIGYEVFLTYIGLGLPVSIPSLGNLINEGRSLMMVASQRYQLIFPSIVISIITISFYMMGNVFSDAADPKNHV; this is encoded by the coding sequence ATGGGGAAAGGTGTAGTAAATAAATTAACTGATTCTATAAACGAAGATTTGTTCCAGTTTGCAGAATACAATGAAGAAGAAGCTAAACGTGGAGGTTATTCAAACTACTCATATTGGCGTTCTACTTGGCAGGTTTTTATAAAAAATAGATTAGCTGTTTTCCTATTAACTCTAATGGCCGTAATATTGGTATTCACTATAATTCAACCTTATTTACCTAATCAAAAGTCACCAACTGAAATTCATATAAACCCTGAAACCAGGTTGCCACTTGCAAACAATTCTCCTAGTTCAGAGCATTGGTTTGGCACCAACTCAATTGGTCAAGATCTTTGGTCCCGTATATGGAATGGGTCTAGAACATCCTTGATGATAGGTATAACAGTAGGTATTTGGGAGGCTGTTATAGGCATTACTGTAGGCGCCATGTGGGGATATATAAGATGGCTAGATAGGCCAATGACTGAGATATACAATGTAATTAACAATATTCCTAAAACAATAATATTAGTTCTAATGACTTATATAATGAAGCCTAGTTTATATACTATGATCATTGCCATGGGATTAACATCCTGGATTGATATGGCTCGTTTTGTACGAAATTTGACTGTTATCATTAGGGATAGAGAATATAATTTAGCATCAAAATGTTTAGGTACTCCTACAAGGAGGATAATTGCCAAAAATCTACTTCCATATTTGGTTTCAGTTATTATGCTGACAATTGCATTATCTATTCCACAGACTATAGGTTATGAAGTATTCCTAACTTATATAGGTCTTGGTTTACCTGTAAGTATTCCATCACTTGGTAACCTAATAAATGAAGGAAGATCCCTTATGATGGTTGCATCTCAAAGGTATCAATTAATATTTCCCTCAATAGTTATTTCTATAATTACCATTTCGTTTTATATGATGGGGAATGTTTTTTCTGATGCAGCAGACCCTAAAAACCATGTATAG
- a CDS encoding ABC transporter ATP-binding protein: MDDKKIILSVKDLVIKFKLRGDTLTAIRETSLDLYEGESLAIVGESGSGKSVFNKSFMGLLDGNGWIDSGSIMFDGEDISNYKTENDWINIRGKKIAMVFQDPMTSLNPLKNIGKQVQEAVELHQGLKNEEAKKKVLELLTDVGIPDPERRYKQYPHEFSGGMRQRVVIAIAIACNPKILICDEPTTALDVTIQAQILDLLKNLKEKYQLTTIYITHDLGVVANVADRIAVMYAGDIVEIGQCEEVFYNGQHPYTWALLSSLPQLGVKGEDLFSIKGTPPNLFYEIKGDAFAPRNPRALKIDFVERPPYFQVSPTHKAKTWLLDPRAPKVNPPESINILRQQWEVRNNA, from the coding sequence ATGGACGATAAAAAGATCATATTATCTGTAAAGGATTTAGTAATTAAATTTAAATTAAGAGGAGATACATTAACTGCCATAAGAGAAACTTCTTTAGATTTATATGAGGGAGAAAGCTTGGCCATAGTAGGGGAGTCAGGATCAGGAAAATCAGTTTTCAATAAGAGTTTTATGGGACTACTAGATGGTAATGGATGGATAGACTCTGGAAGTATAATGTTTGACGGTGAAGATATTTCAAATTATAAAACAGAGAATGATTGGATAAATATTAGAGGAAAAAAAATTGCTATGGTGTTTCAAGATCCTATGACTTCATTAAATCCTTTGAAAAATATAGGCAAGCAAGTACAAGAAGCTGTTGAATTGCATCAGGGCTTAAAAAATGAAGAGGCAAAAAAGAAAGTGCTTGAACTATTAACCGATGTAGGTATCCCTGACCCTGAAAGAAGATATAAGCAATATCCTCATGAGTTTTCAGGAGGTATGAGACAGAGGGTTGTCATAGCCATAGCCATTGCTTGTAATCCAAAGATATTAATTTGTGATGAACCTACCACAGCTTTAGATGTAACTATACAGGCTCAAATATTAGATTTGTTAAAAAATCTTAAAGAAAAATATCAATTAACTACAATATATATTACCCATGACTTGGGAGTTGTAGCTAATGTTGCAGATAGAATAGCAGTTATGTATGCAGGTGATATAGTTGAGATAGGTCAATGTGAAGAAGTATTCTACAATGGACAGCATCCATATACTTGGGCACTACTATCGTCACTTCCACAATTGGGAGTAAAAGGGGAGGATTTATTCTCTATAAAGGGTACTCCACCAAATTTATTCTATGAGATTAAGGGAGACGCTTTTGCGCCTAGAAATCCTAGAGCCCTAAAAATAGACTTTGTTGAGAGACCGCCATATTTTCAGGTAAGTCCTACACATAAAGCAAAGACATGGCTACTAGATCCACGGGCTCCAAAGGTAAATCCACCTGAATCCATAAATATATTAAGACAACAGTGGGAGGTTAGAAATAATGCCTAA
- a CDS encoding ATP-binding cassette domain-containing protein, with the protein MPNNQKEVLLEVKDLRVEFGKRKKNKFVAVEDVSFNIYKGETFGLVGESGSGKTTIGRAIIRLNETAGGEIIFKGKKINGKIDKELDKEVTKRVQMIFQDPMASLNERAKVDYIVSEGLYNIKNYKDEEERKEKVEKALLDVGLLPEFLSRFPHEFSGGQRQRIGVARAVVMEPELIIADEPISALDVSIRAQVLNLLSELQKSKGLTYLFIAHDLSVVRFITDRVAVIHKGKIVELAETEKLYMNPLHPYTRSLLSAIPLPDPRKEKEKVLEVYDPSCHDYENNPPKWVEIEAEHFILANDKEIEEYMNILNK; encoded by the coding sequence ATGCCTAATAACCAAAAAGAAGTCTTATTAGAGGTAAAAGACCTAAGGGTAGAATTTGGAAAAAGAAAGAAAAATAAATTTGTAGCAGTGGAAGATGTAAGTTTTAATATTTATAAGGGAGAAACCTTTGGACTAGTAGGAGAGTCTGGTTCTGGAAAGACCACAATAGGGAGAGCCATTATACGACTCAATGAAACAGCCGGGGGAGAAATAATATTTAAGGGAAAGAAAATCAATGGAAAAATAGATAAGGAATTAGATAAAGAGGTAACTAAGAGAGTTCAAATGATATTCCAAGACCCTATGGCTTCCCTAAATGAAAGAGCAAAGGTAGATTATATTGTATCTGAAGGACTATACAATATAAAAAACTATAAAGATGAAGAAGAAAGAAAAGAAAAAGTTGAAAAGGCATTACTAGATGTTGGATTGTTGCCTGAGTTTCTCAGCCGTTTTCCACATGAGTTTTCAGGAGGTCAAAGGCAGAGAATAGGCGTTGCTAGGGCTGTAGTTATGGAGCCGGAACTGATTATAGCTGATGAACCAATATCAGCGCTTGATGTTTCTATTCGTGCCCAAGTACTTAATTTATTATCAGAATTACAAAAGAGCAAAGGATTAACATATTTATTCATTGCTCATGATTTATCTGTAGTCCGCTTTATTACAGATAGGGTAGCTGTAATTCACAAGGGTAAAATAGTAGAGCTAGCTGAAACTGAAAAGCTTTATATGAACCCATTACATCCCTATACAAGATCTTTGCTTTCAGCAATTCCATTGCCTGATCCAAGGAAAGAAAAAGAAAAAGTACTAGAGGTCTATGATCCTAGTTGTCATGATTATGAAAACAACCCACCAAAATGGGTAGAAATAGAAGCTGAACATTTTATCTTAGCTAATGATAAAGAAATAGAAGAATATATGAATATCCTAAATAAATAA
- a CDS encoding peptidase C39 family protein: MFKKLIILLTGVALLLSGCNKIEISKEVSYSDGLIINRQEDFKIGEYENVKINDKSEIILEDSALYGKYISPVINTEEFEELVASWNVNTPKETEIELSIQVKIEDEWSMWFSYGKWSESQYRGSVSNQSDRMANMSIDTLEVLLEKGAHAVKYCVELTRKEPDTPSPEVRNVFLALKLIEETKKVFAEDGNYLVELDVPERTQMLIPNIGNVICSPTSLSMVLEYYGYDMDTEEVAKKVLDKEANIYGNWSFNASYAGTKGLDAYVARYTSVDDIKEKISKAIPVIASIKTKSEDILIGAPQTYPSGHLIVVRGFTVKDGEEYIIVNDPAAPELETVRREYQLSGFEKAWSKIVYILSPRLE; this comes from the coding sequence GTGTTTAAGAAACTAATAATTTTGTTAACGGGGGTGGCACTATTGCTTAGTGGTTGCAACAAGATTGAGATATCAAAGGAAGTATCTTATTCAGATGGATTAATCATTAATAGACAAGAAGATTTTAAAATTGGAGAATATGAAAATGTTAAGATAAATGATAAGAGTGAAATAATCTTAGAAGATTCAGCACTTTATGGAAAATACATTTCACCTGTTATAAATACAGAAGAGTTCGAGGAACTGGTAGCTTCATGGAATGTAAATACACCAAAAGAAACTGAAATTGAATTATCTATTCAAGTGAAGATTGAAGATGAATGGAGTATGTGGTTTTCATATGGAAAGTGGTCTGAAAGCCAATATCGAGGAAGTGTAAGCAATCAAAGTGATAGGATGGCTAATATGTCAATTGATACATTAGAAGTTCTTTTAGAAAAAGGTGCTCATGCTGTTAAATATTGTGTAGAATTAACACGGAAAGAACCTGATACACCTAGTCCAGAAGTAAGAAATGTATTTCTAGCTCTGAAGTTAATAGAAGAAACTAAGAAGGTTTTTGCTGAAGATGGGAATTATCTAGTGGAACTTGATGTTCCAGAAAGAACACAGATGCTAATACCAAATATAGGAAATGTTATATGTAGCCCTACTTCATTATCCATGGTACTAGAGTATTATGGATACGATATGGATACTGAAGAAGTAGCTAAGAAAGTATTAGATAAAGAAGCAAATATATATGGAAATTGGTCATTTAATGCTTCTTATGCAGGTACAAAGGGACTTGATGCTTATGTTGCTCGTTATACATCAGTAGATGATATAAAAGAAAAAATATCAAAAGCTATACCTGTTATTGCATCTATAAAGACAAAGTCTGAAGATATATTGATAGGTGCGCCTCAAACTTATCCAAGTGGACATCTTATAGTAGTTAGAGGATTTACAGTAAAAGATGGGGAAGAATATATAATCGTTAATGATCCTGCAGCTCCAGAGTTAGAAACAGTGCGTAGAGAATATCAGCTATCAGGATTTGAAAAAGCATGGAGCAAGATAGTATATATTCTAAGCCCAAGATTAGAATAA
- a CDS encoding serine hydrolase, whose product MIKDIILEEVNSANQKVSIVIKDLTHNQWILKYDENRVFPSASIIKILIMVEALNQVEKGKFSLDQKIKIKEEDRVDYSIISDLRLGEYSFVDLITLMIILSDNTATNVLIDLIGYENINQRAKELNLKDTVLKRKMMDFKAAKEGRENLISSIDMAILMEKIYNKNILSSKMCETMIEILSKQKHRDMLPRYILDKETIAHKTGELSGLNHDIGIFYLENIDYLIGIFTTDGKNDLDGKRTIGRISKLVYDYFLEGKNK is encoded by the coding sequence ATGATAAAGGACATTATTTTAGAAGAAGTAAACTCTGCAAATCAAAAAGTTTCAATTGTGATAAAAGATTTAACTCATAATCAATGGATTTTAAAATATGATGAAAATAGAGTTTTCCCATCAGCTAGTATAATAAAAATTTTAATCATGGTAGAAGCACTAAATCAAGTTGAAAAGGGAAAGTTTTCCTTAGACCAAAAAATTAAGATTAAAGAAGAAGATAGAGTAGACTATAGTATCATTAGCGATCTTAGATTAGGGGAATACTCTTTTGTGGATTTAATTACATTGATGATAATCCTTAGTGATAATACTGCTACAAATGTTTTGATAGATTTGATTGGCTATGAAAATATTAATCAAAGGGCTAAAGAGTTAAACCTTAAGGATACAGTATTGAAAAGAAAGATGATGGACTTCAAAGCAGCAAAAGAGGGTAGAGAAAACTTGATAAGTTCAATAGATATGGCCATTCTTATGGAGAAAATCTATAATAAAAACATCCTTAGTTCTAAGATGTGTGAAACCATGATAGAAATACTATCTAAGCAAAAACATAGGGATATGTTACCTAGGTATATTTTAGACAAGGAGACAATAGCTCATAAGACAGGTGAATTAAGTGGATTAAATCATGATATAGGAATATTTTATTTAGAAAACATAGATTATCTAATAGGTATCTTTACAACAGATGGAAAAAATGATTTAGATGGTAAAAGGACAATAGGAAGAATTTCAAAGCTAGTATATGATTATTTTCTTGAAGGCAAAAATAAATAA
- a CDS encoding SH3 domain-containing C40 family peptidase, with product MNIHGQTLGILSKIVVPINLYPKFDSEMADEGLYGMLVKVLEEKEDGWYYIETHYNYNGYVHKSNMIMDDIKSREWMNNAKTVINHNIVDVMPDPSYKGYVKEVLTRGAVVIATGKEVDNWSEIQLADQSRGWVRTSFIADKITSYNIEDEDLLRNNLVKTAMYYLGTQYRWGGKSPLGLDCSGLCSISYMLNGIIIYRDAVRKDEYMKKISIEQIKAGDLLFFPGHVAMYIGDDKYIHSSSSINGVKINSLNPKHEDYKEDLAKTISDIGTIF from the coding sequence TTGAATATACACGGACAAACACTAGGAATCTTGAGTAAAATTGTAGTTCCAATTAACCTATATCCTAAATTTGACAGTGAAATGGCTGATGAAGGTTTATACGGTATGCTTGTCAAGGTATTAGAAGAGAAAGAAGATGGATGGTACTATATCGAAACTCATTATAATTATAATGGTTATGTTCATAAATCTAATATGATTATGGATGATATTAAGTCAAGAGAATGGATGAATAATGCCAAAACTGTAATTAACCATAATATAGTTGATGTAATGCCAGACCCAAGCTATAAAGGATATGTAAAAGAAGTCTTAACGAGAGGTGCCGTAGTAATTGCTACTGGAAAGGAAGTAGATAATTGGTCAGAAATTCAACTAGCTGATCAAAGTAGAGGGTGGGTTAGAACTAGTTTTATAGCTGACAAAATTACATCCTATAATATAGAAGATGAAGATTTACTGAGGAATAATTTAGTTAAAACTGCCATGTATTATTTAGGAACCCAATATAGATGGGGTGGAAAGAGTCCCTTGGGATTAGATTGTTCAGGCTTGTGTTCCATTTCCTATATGTTAAATGGAATCATAATCTATAGAGATGCAGTGCGCAAAGATGAATATATGAAAAAAATAAGTATAGAGCAAATAAAAGCGGGAGACCTATTGTTTTTCCCAGGGCATGTAGCCATGTATATAGGCGATGACAAATATATCCATTCAAGCTCAAGTATCAATGGAGTAAAAATAAATAGCTTAAATCCAAAACATGAAGATTACAAAGAGGATTTAGCAAAGACAATATCAGATATAGGTACAATTTTCTAA
- a CDS encoding LD-carboxypeptidase, which produces MIKPRMLKLGDTIGIVAPSSYTSEENIKKAYDKLVEMGFKVKMGKSPYGRYGYLSGNDSLRAEDINQMFMDKEVDGIICMRGGYGSPRILDLIDYDAIKNNPKVFVGYSDITALHIAFTQISGLVTYHGPMVSSDMIDDFSEFSKDSLFRAIMDPQVVGIISNPPGEEIITINGGIAEGSIIGGNLSLIAATIGTPYEIDVKGKILFIEEIGEEPYRIDRMLNQLRLAGKLNEAEGIILGDFKNCEPQKYDESLSLEQVIGDHIKPAGKPSIANLRAGHCNPMVTLLLGLKAKLDADKKELIILE; this is translated from the coding sequence ATGATTAAACCGAGAATGCTAAAATTAGGAGATACAATAGGGATTGTAGCACCATCTAGTTATACCTCAGAGGAAAATATCAAGAAAGCTTATGATAAGCTTGTGGAAATGGGTTTTAAAGTAAAGATGGGGAAAAGTCCTTATGGAAGATATGGATATTTATCAGGGAATGATTCTCTTAGAGCAGAAGATATAAATCAAATGTTTATGGATAAAGAAGTAGATGGAATTATATGTATGAGAGGTGGATATGGAAGCCCGAGGATTCTTGATTTAATTGATTATGACGCTATAAAAAACAACCCAAAGGTTTTTGTTGGATATAGTGACATAACAGCCCTTCATATAGCTTTTACTCAAATATCTGGCTTGGTTACATATCATGGACCAATGGTTTCATCAGATATGATAGATGATTTTTCTGAATTTTCTAAGGACAGTTTATTTAGAGCCATAATGGATCCTCAAGTTGTGGGTATAATATCCAATCCTCCAGGAGAAGAAATAATCACTATTAATGGTGGTATAGCTGAAGGAAGTATAATAGGTGGGAACTTGTCTTTAATTGCAGCTACAATTGGCACTCCCTATGAAATAGATGTAAAGGGAAAGATTTTATTCATTGAAGAAATAGGAGAAGAACCCTATAGGATAGATAGGATGCTAAATCAATTGAGATTAGCAGGTAAATTAAATGAAGCAGAAGGAATTATACTTGGAGACTTTAAAAATTGTGAGCCACAAAAATATGATGAAAGTTTGAGTCTAGAACAAGTAATAGGAGATCATATAAAGCCAGCAGGAAAGCCTAGCATAGCTAATCTTAGGGCAGGACATTGTAACCCAATGGTTACATTGCTATTGGGTTTGAAGGCTAAGCTTGACGCAGATAAAAAAGAATTGATTATATTAGAATAA
- a CDS encoding dipeptidase, giving the protein MGNRLILCFIMISMLFYLYPLFGFAHGGEDISKVHFKSIVVDSHNDTMLKVIDKETWLPTLDLKYDTDNHIDIPKLKKGGLNVLFFAAYTSGYQDNTQRSISRTLSLINALYWTEANNRDTFKITKSLSDIEKALYDGKIAAVPTIEGGYSLDRDESLELLRQYNDLGIKAIALNWNFSNALGEGADRTYNDMSKTPSSGGLTKLGEKVVLEMNRLGMIIDVSHMAESTFWDVINTSKSPIMATHSGVYSLKNHPRNLTDKQLRALANNGGVIGIALYPGFLTKSNQANIKDYVDHIDYVVDLIGIDHVAIGSDFDGARLPTDLKDSSELYNVTDELIARGYKKEDIEKILGKNVLRVLKKVEDLSDRKIREIDNKMYIMPYHKMGEIVSDSAPFLSAKIESEDLIEINEIKSRIIVDGISYNANYNKGTSTLSLKINKRLKEKFHVVTFEITDIEGNIQRSTRIFYIK; this is encoded by the coding sequence ATGGGAAATAGATTGATATTATGCTTTATTATGATTTCAATGTTATTTTATTTATATCCTCTTTTTGGATTTGCCCATGGTGGAGAAGATATTTCCAAAGTCCACTTTAAATCAATAGTAGTTGATAGTCACAATGATACTATGCTGAAGGTTATTGACAAAGAGACTTGGCTGCCTACATTAGATTTAAAATACGATACAGATAATCATATAGATATTCCTAAATTGAAGAAGGGCGGCTTAAATGTACTGTTTTTTGCCGCATATACTTCTGGATATCAGGACAATACACAAAGAAGTATAAGTAGAACTTTATCACTTATCAATGCATTATATTGGACTGAAGCTAACAATAGGGATACATTTAAGATTACAAAATCTTTATCAGATATAGAAAAAGCCTTATATGATGGTAAGATTGCAGCAGTTCCAACTATTGAAGGAGGATATTCTTTGGATAGAGATGAGTCCTTGGAGTTGCTTAGGCAATATAATGACTTAGGAATTAAAGCTATAGCTTTAAATTGGAACTTTTCAAATGCTTTAGGGGAAGGTGCTGATAGAACTTATAATGACATGTCAAAAACTCCATCATCAGGAGGACTTACAAAATTAGGAGAAAAAGTGGTTTTAGAAATGAATCGACTAGGAATGATAATCGATGTTTCCCATATGGCTGAAAGTACATTTTGGGATGTTATAAACACTTCGAAATCACCTATAATGGCAACTCATTCAGGTGTATATTCTCTAAAGAATCATCCTAGAAATTTAACTGATAAACAATTAAGGGCTTTAGCTAACAATGGTGGAGTAATAGGAATAGCTCTGTATCCAGGATTTTTGACAAAATCAAATCAAGCAAATATTAAAGATTATGTAGATCATATAGATTATGTAGTAGATTTAATAGGCATTGATCATGTTGCCATAGGTTCTGATTTTGATGGTGCTAGATTACCTACTGATTTAAAGGATTCTTCGGAATTGTATAACGTAACCGATGAATTGATCGCAAGAGGCTATAAAAAGGAAGATATAGAAAAAATATTAGGCAAGAATGTATTAAGAGTACTAAAGAAGGTTGAGGATTTAAGTGATAGAAAGATAAGAGAAATTGATAACAAAATGTATATAATGCCCTATCACAAGATGGGAGAGATTGTATCAGATTCAGCTCCTTTCTTAAGTGCAAAGATAGAAAGTGAAGATTTGATAGAAATCAATGAAATCAAATCTAGGATAATTGTAGATGGAATTTCATATAATGCTAATTATAATAAAGGCACATCTACTTTATCTTTAAAGATAAATAAAAGATTAAAGGAAAAATTTCATGTAGTTACCTTTGAAATCACAGATATTGAAGGTAATATTCAAAGATCAACAAGGATATTTTATATTAAATAG
- a CDS encoding dipeptide epimerase yields the protein MKITDIKLGQISVPLKRPFKTALRTVNSIEDIIIIVETDTGHFGYGEVPPTGVITGDTTGAIIGAIETHIKKAIIGMDVENLEEIMLKIDKSLVGNTSAKAGIDIAVYDLYGQLYKAPTYKLLGGYRKEIITDITISVNDPEEMARDSIDAINRGYKTLKIKVGKDSSKDIERMKAIRKAVGYNVELRIDANQGWKPKEAIHVLNKMEDAGLNIELVEQPVVGYDIEGLKMVTDNVSIPVMADESIFSPRDAIKILEMRAADYLNIKLMKTGGIHNALKICSLAEIYGVECMIGCMLEAKISVNAAVHLAAAKSIITKIDLDGPVLCSEDPIDGGSIFNESTITLSEEPGFGIKGIHGIKYI from the coding sequence ATGAAAATAACTGATATTAAGCTTGGACAAATCTCTGTACCTCTAAAGAGGCCTTTTAAGACTGCTCTTAGAACAGTAAACAGCATTGAAGATATAATCATTATAGTTGAAACGGATACTGGCCATTTTGGATATGGAGAGGTTCCACCTACTGGAGTAATTACAGGAGATACTACTGGAGCAATTATTGGAGCTATTGAGACCCATATAAAGAAAGCTATAATTGGAATGGATGTTGAAAACTTAGAAGAAATTATGTTAAAGATAGATAAATCATTAGTAGGGAATACTAGTGCTAAAGCAGGCATCGATATTGCAGTATATGATCTATATGGTCAATTATACAAGGCTCCCACATATAAGCTTTTAGGAGGATATCGTAAAGAAATAATTACAGATATTACTATAAGCGTAAACGATCCAGAAGAAATGGCTAGAGATAGTATAGATGCTATCAATAGGGGATATAAGACATTAAAGATTAAAGTAGGCAAGGATTCAAGTAAGGATATAGAAAGAATGAAGGCAATTAGAAAAGCAGTAGGATACAATGTAGAACTTAGAATTGATGCTAATCAGGGTTGGAAACCAAAGGAAGCAATCCATGTGCTGAATAAGATGGAGGATGCTGGTCTTAATATTGAGCTAGTAGAGCAACCAGTTGTGGGATATGATATAGAGGGTCTTAAGATGGTAACAGATAATGTATCTATTCCAGTAATGGCTGATGAAAGCATATTTTCACCTAGAGATGCAATAAAGATACTAGAAATGAGAGCTGCCGACTACTTAAATATCAAGTTAATGAAAACTGGTGGTATTCATAATGCTTTGAAAATATGTAGTTTAGCTGAGATTTATGGAGTTGAGTGCATGATAGGTTGTATGTTAGAAGCAAAAATAAGTGTAAATGCTGCGGTACATTTAGCTGCAGCTAAGAGTATAATAACAAAAATTGATTTAGATGGTCCAGTTTTATGTAGTGAAGACCCAATAGATGGAGGCTCCATTTTTAACGAATCAACTATTACATTGAGCGAAGAGCCAGGGTTTGGAATAAAAGGAATACATGGTATTAAATATATTTAG
- a CDS encoding HAD-IA family hydrolase produces the protein MEKKIKAILIDSGRVLNRPRTGHWFITPDFFTYVDKKIFDDIPPSKVRMAFSKATEYISKQKSIVNLDEEYFHFKKYYDTFFSYLPELKLSNTNIENVTKDLVFNPEKYEFYKDVYDAIPHLSKKYKLAVVSDAWPSLEEVFVKADLRDYFSSFIISSVLGTNKPEELMYKAAIDELGVSVEETVFIDDNIINCNGAKKLGINSFLMCREVNQYLYRKLTCRKYKVIHNLEKLEKLLD, from the coding sequence ATGGAAAAGAAAATAAAAGCTATTTTAATTGACTCTGGGCGAGTATTAAATAGACCAAGAACTGGACATTGGTTTATTACTCCGGATTTTTTTACTTATGTTGATAAAAAAATATTTGATGATATTCCACCTTCAAAGGTAAGAATGGCTTTTTCAAAAGCTACTGAGTATATTTCAAAACAGAAATCTATAGTAAATTTAGATGAAGAGTATTTTCATTTTAAAAAGTATTATGATACTTTCTTCAGTTATTTACCTGAACTAAAGCTTAGTAATACAAATATAGAGAATGTAACGAAAGATTTGGTTTTTAATCCAGAAAAATATGAGTTTTATAAAGATGTCTATGATGCAATTCCACATTTGAGTAAGAAATATAAGTTAGCCGTTGTATCAGATGCTTGGCCATCATTAGAAGAAGTTTTTGTAAAGGCTGATCTTAGAGATTATTTTTCATCATTTATTATATCATCTGTATTAGGGACAAATAAACCAGAAGAGTTGATGTATAAAGCTGCTATTGATGAACTAGGTGTATCTGTTGAAGAAACAGTATTTATTGATGATAATATAATAAATTGCAATGGAGCTAAAAAGCTAGGCATTAACAGTTTTCTAATGTGTAGAGAAGTAAATCAATATTTATACCGCAAATTGACATGTAGAAAATATAAAGTAATACATAATTTAGAAAAACTTGAAAAATTACTTGATTAG